The nucleotide window GTAGAGGGCGGAGACGTCGGTGCCCACGGCCGTGAAGGCGCCGCCCATGCCCATGGCGCGCGCGCTCATGGGCAACTGCAGGATGGCGGCGCCGGTCGTCCCGGGGTTGTCGCTCGCGAGAGCCGGGGCGGATAGGCCCAGAGCCGCGGCCAGGAGGGCGGCTCTCATCGCCCCCTCCGCTGCAGGCGCTTGGCCAGCATCGCGGCGGCGGCCACCCGCACCTTCAAGGAGGCGTCTTCGGCCATGGCCCGGGCCAGGAGCTTCAGGGCGGGCTCGCCCGGCGCGGCCGCGGCCGCTTTCAGGGCCAGCAGGCGCTCCTCAGCGCCGCCCTCGCGCAGACGCCGCTCGGCCAGTCCGAGGTCCACGGACTGCCCGCTCGCGGCCAGCCCGGCGGCGGCCAAGGCGCGCACGCGCGGGTCTGGGTCATGGAGGCGTTCGGTGAAGAGTTTGGCCAGGTCCTCATCGGCGGAGGCGGCCAGGGCCGCGACGGCCTCGGCGCGCACCGCGGCGTCGTCGTCGCCGGCGGCGGCGACCAGGGCCTCGCGCACGGAGGCGAGGTTGGTCTGGCCGAGGGCCTTGACCGCCGCGGCCCGGACCACGGCGTCCTTGTCTCGGGCGGCCTCGAGGGATCGCCGCAGGAAACCCGCGGCCGCGGGGTGCTGGGCCAGGTCGAGGCGGCAGAGGGCCACGGCCGTGGCGTCGCGGACCTCAGCCGAGGCGTCTGCGAGTGTCCGCTCCATGAGGGAGGCCGCCTCTTCGGTGGCCATATCCGAAAGCCGGATTATGGCCTGGCCGCGGGAGGCTGGCGCGGCCGAGCTGAGCACGATATCCATGAGCAGCCTGCTCCCCCCCTCGTCGCCGAGCCGGAAGAGGCTGTAGCCGGCCTCCAAGCGCACGTTCACGTCGGGGTCGCGTCCGGCCTTCTTGAGCAGCTCCAGGGTCTTGGGTGTGGATTCCCCGATATCGCCCAGAGCCGCGGCCACGGCGCTGCGGACTTCCGGGTCGGAATCGGCGGAGCGGTCGGCCAGAAAAGCGCGGGCTTGGCGGTCGAGCGCGGCCGCCGAGGCGGAGGCCGCGGCGTGCGCGCCGGTCACGACGACTGCGAGTGCAGCCAGGACAACCATGCACAGGCAGGATACCCTTAGACGTTTACGGAAATATTTCAAGGGTTTTTCCGGGAAACGGACGCCTCCCCTGTCGGGGAGGCGCGAAAAAGTGGGCCCGCCAGGAATCGAACCCGGATCCCGTGGTTCGAAGCCACGTGCTCTATCCGTTGAACTACGGGCCCTAAGACGTTGATTTTACAACAATAACTCAGGAAACGGGGGTATGGCTTGAAACGGGGTGGTGCCCTAGGTGGTGCCCTTCCAGCATCGGCGTCTGCGGTTTGACGGGTATGGCGGACTCGAAAGCGGCCATTTCGGAGGCTAGGTGCCCGGAGCCCAAATGGGCATAGCGTTGCGTCATGGTGGGCGTGGAGTGGCCTAGGAGCTTTTGCAGCGCGGGCAGGTTGTGGGTCTGCATAACGAAGTGAGAGGCGAAGGTGTGGCGCAAATCATGAAACCGAAAGCCGAAGATTCCCGCCCGCTCTAGTGCCTTCTTGAAATAGCGTTGTAGCATAATGAGGGGCAGGTTGAACACGGAGCCGGCGGGCTGCGGCCCCATGCTCATCAAAACGTCGTGGAGCTTGGTCGGTATGGGAATCTCCCGGGGCTTGCCGGATTTGGTCTTGAGCAGGTAGATCGTGCCCTGTTCCAGGTTCACGTTCTCCCAGGTAAGGCCCAGTATTTCCCCCCGCCTCATTCCCGTCAGCAAGGCGCAGAGCAACACGGGATACAGCCTGGGATGCGCGGCGGCTTGAAGCCGCTCCATTTCCTCATGGGACAGGTAGCGGAGCCTGTGGGGCGATTCCCGGCCCTTCTCGACCCGCGAGCAGGGGTTGTCTCCGTGGAAGTCCTCCCAATCGTGGGCCTTGTTGAACATGGACCGCAAGAGGCCAAGGTATCGGTTGGCCGTGGCCTTCGTGTGGACGCCGGCGATTTCGTTGTAGTAGCGCTGCACGTCCGCCGTGGTGATGGCTCCGACCTTCTTGCCCGCGAAACGGGCCTTGATTCTTTGGAACATCCATTTCCAGGTGGGCGACAGCAGGAATCGGCCGTGAAGCTCCCAATACCTGTCCGCGACTTGCGCGAAGGGCCGGACGTTGGCGACCCGCCCCGGGAAGTGGCGCTGCTCGGCGACTTCGGTCAGCCGCTTCGCCAGAATCTCTTTGGCGAGCGCGTAGCTGGTCGAGCCGGTGGGCTCCCGACGGCGCTGGCCGTTGACTCGGTAGCCGATCCACCACTTGCCGCGTTTTTTGAATATCGCCATGTTGGACTTGCCTTATAACAGTAGTAACACGTTATGATATAGATTAACAGGTCTATACCGTTATGTCAATACTTGCCTTGCTCTCTTCATAACAGTAAAATACCGGCACCATGAGGCAGAGCAAATTCACCGAGCCCACGGTGCGGCTCGACCTCCGGCTGCCGAAGTCACTCCACAAGGAATTGCGGCAACGGGCCATCGACGAAGGCCGTTCGCTGAATTCGGAGATCATTCAGGCTTTGAAGAAGCACTTGTCTTTGCTTCCCCGCTGACCCACCCATCCACGGCTGCCTTTTCGAACTTCAACGCCCGCCCGATCCTCACGATGCAGTCCGGCGGGATCTTGCCCAGACTGACATAGGTGTAGATCGTCGGCACCGGCATCGAGATGTAGTGCGACAACTCCCGGATGTTCATGAGTCTCTTTTCGATAAGCACTGCCCCTCCTCATCCATAGAGAGTCACCCTCCAGACATTATTCGCTTGAGCCGGTCATTTCCGGGACACCCCGTGATGCCCCAAGAGGGCAGGTTTCCTTCGCTATGGCTACAGGCATTAGCAGAGTGCCCCCTCACTTAGTAATCGAATGAGCCGGCCATTTTCGCACATTCCCGGATCATTCCAACCGGACTGCCGGGCCATCCGCACAGTGGCCCTGCATACATTATTCGCGCGAGCCGGCTATTTCGCTGCCAGATACCATGGCCCTCCACTCCTTAATGCGTTTGAAGGCAGCAATTCCGCACATCCCCCAGCGGGGGCGGCCTCAGCCATGATGCGTCTGGAAGACTCCGGCCTTTTCAGCCTGGGCGGCGCACAGCAGCCGCCTGCTATGAATCAGGTGGTAGGAGTAGGCGCAGCCGGGTCAGAGGCCGAGACCACGTCCGAATTCCAAACCGCGGCCCCGGGAGCGACCCCGGTCCCTCGACTGCTCGCGCTCGGCTAGCACGGCCTGTGCCTTGAGCGCCACAGCGCCCTTCTCGTCGTCTTTGAGATGACGGCAGGCATCCTCCGGGGTCTGTGTCTTCGTGACGATCTCCGCGACCGCGAGCTTGGCTTCCGCGCTCTTGCCCTTCCATGCCAGGACAGCCTTGGCCTCAGGACTGTCGAAGAACTTTACGATCCGCTCTTTGACCGCGGGGTCCATGCTGTGCCGCATCACGACCCGCTCCTGGATTCGCGCCCGCTCTTCCCGCCCCTTGTCAATTTCGAGGAACCGCTGGATTTCGTGTTTGTCGTATATCTTCATACCGTTGGTCGCGGTCTCGAAATCCATGGTGCCGGAGCGGATAAGGCCGATGGCGATGCTGTAGTCAGGCAGCGCCTTATAGGTGGACAGAGCCTTAGCGCCAGGCTCAGAGCTCAGGTATTCGGCCGCACGGTGCCTCTCCGCGTCATTGAGGTCCTTGCGCTCGTTGAGGCGCTTTTCCATGTCCGCCATGTGCTCCAGGCGCCCCCTTTGCAGGAGCTCGCTATCCCCAGCCCCGGCCATGTAAGCCCGATTGTAGATGCAGGGGTCATCCGCCAACCCCTTCCCATGGGCAAGCTCGCCGAGCGCGTGGAGCCTGACCTTGCGCTCCATCCGCTCGGCGCAATCCAGCGTCACGTTGATATCATGCGTGTCCTGCTTGACGCTCGAAACGGCGGCAATGCCCCGCAATTCCGCGGCATCGTCCGTGAATATCCTCACGTCGTCGCGGGCCCGGGTGATCTGGACGTAGGTGTTGCGCTGGTCCTGCAGCTGCGGCACCGACGTGTCGGCCTCGACTACGACCTTGTCGTAGGTCTGTCCCTGGCTCTTGTAGGTCGTAAGCGCGTAGCCATGATCCAAAGCGCTGTACCGCGCCAAGTCGATGCAGACCTCTCGGCCTTCCTCAAGGCGCACTGAGATTGAATCCTTCCCGGTCCGCGTGACATAGCCGATCTCGCCGTTGCGGACATCGTAAGCTCCGTACTCGTTTTCCAGGAAGACCACTCGCTCGCCCACGGCGAGCTCGCGCTTGGCGGATTGCTTCACGCCGTCATGGTCCGACCAGGAAAGGGTGTACTCGCGGGCTGCGCCGATCTTCCCCTGCCGCGCAAGCTCCTCACGGATGATGACATTGAGTTCCTCGCGGCCCTGCCGGCTGCCGGTCAGGATCAAGACGTCCTTGTCGTAGTGCTGGGCGATGAAAAGACGCCGCAGCCTGGCGTCAGATATCTCCGCCACCTTGCCCGCCTGGTCCAGGACGGCCAGGCTCTCCCGCATGCGGCCCTCACGGGCCAGGTCCACGGCCTTGCGCAACTGGGAGTCGCGCTGGCGGTAGTTCTCGGTAAGGCTCACCAACTCGCCTGACTTCTCCGCGGCCTCCACCAGCCTCTCGAAAGGACGCCCCGCCCCCACGGCCTGGATCTGGTTGCGGTCCCCCACCAGCACGACCTTGTCGTCATGCTCCGCGGCATTGCGCAGCAGTTCGGCAAGCCCCCGGCTGTCCAGCATGGACGCTTCGTCAACGACCACAAGCCGGGGCCCGCGGGGCTTCCGGTGCGCCTCGCGGGCCTCCCGCCGCTCCTGGGCCAAGTACGAGGCCAGGGTCTCAGACATGATGCCGGACTCATCCTCCAGCTTGCGCGCGGCCACGCCCTGGACTGTCACGCCCACGACCTCCCAGCGCGCCTCCTGGGCTGCTCTGTTTACGGCCTTGAGCATGGTGGTCTTGCCCGAGCCGGCGTCGCCCTGGACCAGCACGGTACCACGCTCGGCCGTCAGGATAGCGGCCGCGGCCTTGGCCTGGGCCTCCGAGAGCCTCCGGCCGATGCCGTTGGCGAGTTCCGCCACCCGGGCCTCCGCAGCCCCGCCCTCCATGGCCAGAGCTCCGGCAGCCTTGCGGGCCTGGAGGCACTCCCGCTCCACCCGGGTCATCTCCCAGGTGGTGTAGCGGCCATCATCCGTGACCAGGAGGTTGCCTGCCCGCACCTGGTCCCACAGCAGGTGATTGGCCTGGGCGAACGTCACCGGCTCCCAGGTCTCGGCCCGGCCGAGCTCGGCCAGGTACTCGGTTATCATGGCCTCCTTGCTTGCGCAGGCCGTGCCCTCGGTCGCCCGCCGCGCCGCAGCTTGCCAGCGGGCGATCTCGGTCTGTTGGCGCTCCCCCGCCAATTCCTGCCGCGCCTCGACTGACCACTTAGCCTCCTTGAACCACTCCTCGCGAGCGCGGACCGCGTCTTGCCGGTTCTCCTCAGCGGTCTTCTCCCGGTGCCGGGCTATCCGGCTTTCCCAGTCCGACCGGACGGCCGACTTCTCCACGTCAGGGTCCTTGTCCTTGCGCGTCTTGCGCCAGGCGTCCATGTCCCGGGCGCCGTTGGCCTTGGCTGATGCGATCTTCGCATGCCGGCGCGAGAACTCGCGCTCGACTGCCAGGGACACGGCGTCCAGGCGCAGTTCTCCTTTCTTGGTGTAAGAGACCGAGTACCCGAGTTCCTTGAGCTTGGCCGCCAGCTTGGCCCGGTACATGGCCCCCCACATCTTGTTGAAGTCCTGGGCCATGATCTGGCGGCCGTCCAGGGCCAGGACCTTGCCGTCCATGGACGTCAGGTTCATGACCACCACGTGGGTATGCAGGTGCGGGTCATGGTCCCGGTTGTAGCCGTCGCGCGCGGTCACGTAAGCCATGTTGCCGGTCTTGACGCATTCGCCGGGCCGGGGCTGGGCCGCGGCGTGTCGGACTTCGATCTCCCGCATGGTCTCGAGCACGGCCTGGTCGTGGGCCTCGATGATGCGCGAGTCGCGCTCGGTCACCAGGCCGGCCACGCTCACGGACTTGGGCGCCGAGAACACGAGGTCTATGCCCATGACCTTGTGCTCGCGGCTCACCTTGTTGCCCGCCGCGTCCTTGCCAGAGAGCAGGTTCGTGAAGGCGGCCTGGGAAATCTCACCGCCAGGGGTCAGGCCGAGCTGGGCGGCGAGTTTGCCGTGGACCCGGACATGACTGCGGGCCTGGTTGGGTTCCGAGAGGTTCTCAACGTCAGAGCCCTGCGAGAAATAGTAGTTCTCCTCCTTGGTGTGGTAGGCGGAGATTGACGCGGGGTTGCCTGTCAGCTTGCAGGAAGTCAACATGGCCTCACGAATTATAGCAGACAAAGTACGTTTGTACAATGGTGCATACTTAAAAATACCCAAAAATGCCGCACGCAACTTAAAGGTCCCCCCTCACCGAGCTCGTACAGGAATCTTCAGGCCACTTTGTGGGAGGCGGTAGGGAGCGCCGCTTATTCCAGCAGGCTGGCGGCGCGGAAGCTAAGGCAGGTCTTGTCAGTCAGGATGACGTGATCGAATCCCTGGCAGGGTACGTCAATATCAGAATCTCGCCGACACCGAGA belongs to Elusimicrobiota bacterium and includes:
- a CDS encoding site-specific integrase, which gives rise to MAIFKKRGKWWIGYRVNGQRRREPTGSTSYALAKEILAKRLTEVAEQRHFPGRVANVRPFAQVADRYWELHGRFLLSPTWKWMFQRIKARFAGKKVGAITTADVQRYYNEIAGVHTKATANRYLGLLRSMFNKAHDWEDFHGDNPCSRVEKGRESPHRLRYLSHEEMERLQAAAHPRLYPVLLCALLTGMRRGEILGLTWENVNLEQGTIYLLKTKSGKPREIPIPTKLHDVLMSMGPQPAGSVFNLPLIMLQRYFKKALERAGIFGFRFHDLRHTFASHFVMQTHNLPALQKLLGHSTPTMTQRYAHLGSGHLASEMAAFESAIPVKPQTPMLEGHHLGHHPVSSHTPVS
- a CDS encoding relaxase domain-containing protein encodes the protein MLTSCKLTGNPASISAYHTKEENYYFSQGSDVENLSEPNQARSHVRVHGKLAAQLGLTPGGEISQAAFTNLLSGKDAAGNKVSREHKVMGIDLVFSAPKSVSVAGLVTERDSRIIEAHDQAVLETMREIEVRHAAAQPRPGECVKTGNMAYVTARDGYNRDHDPHLHTHVVVMNLTSMDGKVLALDGRQIMAQDFNKMWGAMYRAKLAAKLKELGYSVSYTKKGELRLDAVSLAVEREFSRRHAKIASAKANGARDMDAWRKTRKDKDPDVEKSAVRSDWESRIARHREKTAEENRQDAVRAREEWFKEAKWSVEARQELAGERQQTEIARWQAAARRATEGTACASKEAMITEYLAELGRAETWEPVTFAQANHLLWDQVRAGNLLVTDDGRYTTWEMTRVERECLQARKAAGALAMEGGAAEARVAELANGIGRRLSEAQAKAAAAILTAERGTVLVQGDAGSGKTTMLKAVNRAAQEARWEVVGVTVQGVAARKLEDESGIMSETLASYLAQERREAREAHRKPRGPRLVVVDEASMLDSRGLAELLRNAAEHDDKVVLVGDRNQIQAVGAGRPFERLVEAAEKSGELVSLTENYRQRDSQLRKAVDLAREGRMRESLAVLDQAGKVAEISDARLRRLFIAQHYDKDVLILTGSRQGREELNVIIREELARQGKIGAAREYTLSWSDHDGVKQSAKRELAVGERVVFLENEYGAYDVRNGEIGYVTRTGKDSISVRLEEGREVCIDLARYSALDHGYALTTYKSQGQTYDKVVVEADTSVPQLQDQRNTYVQITRARDDVRIFTDDAAELRGIAAVSSVKQDTHDINVTLDCAERMERKVRLHALGELAHGKGLADDPCIYNRAYMAGAGDSELLQRGRLEHMADMEKRLNERKDLNDAERHRAAEYLSSEPGAKALSTYKALPDYSIAIGLIRSGTMDFETATNGMKIYDKHEIQRFLEIDKGREERARIQERVVMRHSMDPAVKERIVKFFDSPEAKAVLAWKGKSAEAKLAVAEIVTKTQTPEDACRHLKDDEKGAVALKAQAVLAEREQSRDRGRSRGRGLEFGRGLGL
- a CDS encoding HEAT repeat domain-containing protein, encoding MVVLAALAVVVTGAHAAASASAAALDRQARAFLADRSADSDPEVRSAVAAALGDIGESTPKTLELLKKAGRDPDVNVRLEAGYSLFRLGDEGGSRLLMDIVLSSAAPASRGQAIIRLSDMATEEAASLMERTLADASAEVRDATAVALCRLDLAQHPAAAGFLRRSLEAARDKDAVVRAAAVKALGQTNLASVREALVAAAGDDDAAVRAEAVAALAASADEDLAKLFTERLHDPDPRVRALAAAGLAASGQSVDLGLAERRLREGGAEERLLALKAAAAAPGEPALKLLARAMAEDASLKVRVAAAAMLAKRLQRRGR
- a CDS encoding helix-turn-helix domain-containing protein; protein product: MNIRELSHYISMPVPTIYTYVSLGKIPPDCIVRIGRALKFEKAAVDGWVSGEAKTSASSKPE